In Leptospira sp. WS58.C1, a single genomic region encodes these proteins:
- a CDS encoding nicotinate-nicotinamide nucleotide adenylyltransferase: MISSDLVGVFGGSFDPPHLGHAEVASSFWKNFPNAKELLIVPNHTSPWKQNKKTPPESIIDLVQAQFESFPNTKIWDWEIKRETPSFTEETILELLKGRPNDKLALLIGEDQYSEFHKWKNWENILDKVYSLLVFRRFSQSVPQNAHLQKFQDKIVFLQNLIVEAASTNLREELPKCILENRKPIVLSQKVWDIILKNRSYC, encoded by the coding sequence ATGATCTCTTCCGATCTGGTCGGAGTTTTTGGCGGGAGTTTTGATCCTCCGCATCTAGGTCATGCGGAAGTGGCGTCCAGTTTTTGGAAAAATTTTCCGAATGCAAAAGAACTTCTGATCGTTCCAAACCATACTTCTCCCTGGAAACAGAATAAAAAAACTCCTCCTGAATCGATCATAGATCTTGTTCAGGCCCAGTTCGAAAGTTTTCCGAATACGAAAATTTGGGACTGGGAGATCAAAAGAGAAACTCCGAGTTTTACGGAAGAAACTATTTTAGAACTTTTGAAAGGTCGGCCAAATGATAAACTTGCCCTTTTGATCGGAGAAGATCAATATTCCGAATTCCATAAATGGAAAAACTGGGAAAATATTTTGGATAAGGTGTATTCTCTTTTGGTGTTCAGAAGATTCTCCCAGTCCGTACCACAAAACGCACACTTGCAAAAATTCCAAGATAAGATCGTATTTTTACAAAACCTGATCGTAGAAGCTGCATCTACCAATCTTAGAGAAGAACTTCCTAAATGTATTTTGGAAAATAGGAAACCGATTGTATTGTCCCAAAAAGTATGGGATATCATACTTAAAAATAGATCCTATTGCTAA
- a CDS encoding glutamate-5-semialdehyde dehydrogenase, with product MIQRSAESIYVDELCKSAKDAYRQIRSINTSQKNRVLEKLASALVERKSEILKENAKDLEVGKAKGLSSALLDRLTLDEKRIQSLSNAVLEIKALPDPVGETVRGATLPNGIRLNTKRVPLGVVMVIYESRPNVTIDVGALSFKSGNACILRGGSEAIHSNTILAKIFQDCLKEEGLPANAVTFVDRTEREYMIPFLKQTSHIDIVVPRGGEGLIRFVSENSLIPVVKHDKGVVNLYIDKSADPKKVLPIAVNSKVQRPGVCNAAENLIIHSQYPYIKELLEELASKGVQLLLDPRSLSIFPKGQPVKDEDYLEEFLDLRFSVKTVDKIEEAIEFIEATSSGHTEAIVTEDISAANFFSRSLDSAAIFVNISTRFHDGGEFGLGAEVGISTGKLHVRGPMGLVHLTTTTTYAEGEGQVRG from the coding sequence ATGATCCAAAGATCCGCAGAATCCATCTACGTGGACGAACTTTGTAAATCCGCGAAAGATGCTTATAGACAAATTCGATCCATAAATACTTCCCAAAAGAATAGAGTTTTGGAAAAACTTGCCTCCGCTTTGGTCGAGAGAAAATCCGAAATTTTAAAAGAGAACGCAAAGGATCTGGAAGTAGGAAAAGCAAAAGGACTATCTTCCGCACTTTTGGATAGATTGACTCTGGACGAAAAAAGGATCCAAAGCTTGTCTAACGCGGTTCTGGAAATTAAGGCTCTTCCTGATCCAGTCGGAGAAACCGTAAGAGGTGCTACTCTTCCGAATGGGATTCGCCTGAATACAAAAAGAGTTCCTTTGGGTGTGGTCATGGTGATCTACGAATCCAGGCCGAATGTTACGATCGATGTGGGAGCTTTATCTTTCAAATCCGGAAATGCGTGTATCTTGCGCGGCGGTTCGGAAGCAATCCACTCCAACACGATCCTCGCTAAAATTTTCCAAGACTGTTTAAAAGAAGAAGGTCTACCTGCAAATGCGGTCACATTTGTGGATAGAACGGAAAGAGAATATATGATCCCTTTCCTAAAACAAACTTCTCATATCGATATAGTCGTCCCTAGAGGTGGAGAAGGTCTCATCCGTTTTGTTTCCGAAAATTCACTGATCCCTGTGGTAAAACATGATAAGGGTGTGGTGAATCTTTATATAGATAAATCCGCAGATCCTAAAAAAGTTTTACCGATTGCAGTCAATTCCAAGGTGCAAAGACCCGGAGTTTGTAATGCTGCGGAAAACTTAATTATTCATTCTCAATATCCCTACATTAAAGAATTATTGGAAGAACTCGCTTCCAAAGGTGTACAACTACTTTTGGATCCAAGATCACTTTCGATCTTTCCGAAAGGCCAACCTGTTAAGGACGAGGACTATCTAGAGGAATTTTTAGATCTCAGATTTTCCGTCAAAACTGTGGATAAGATAGAAGAAGCGATCGAATTCATAGAAGCGACTAGCTCGGGTCACACCGAAGCGATCGTGACGGAAGATATAAGCGCTGCGAACTTTTTTAGTCGCTCCTTGGACTCCGCTGCGATTTTTGTGAATATCTCCACTCGTTTTCATGACGGAGGAGAATTTGGGCTCGGAGCGGAAGTCGGGATTTCCACAGGAAAATTGCATGTAAGAGGTCCGATGGGACTCGTACATCTTACAACTACCACAACGTATGCGGAAGGAGAAGGACAGGTCCGAGGTTAA
- the proB gene encoding glutamate 5-kinase codes for MNRNDLNERIKTANKIVIKIGSARLAGSEEEVNDFLFSLVSDIRHLRDLGKQVILVSSGAIARGRKLLSSLPNSAEAGESLPEKQALAAMGQNRLVNLYDSFFSKVNLPIAQILFGVLDMENPEGFKNLKNTFGQLLDWGILPIVNENDSVATEEVKFGDNDVLSAIVSLIVEADLLIILTGVEGFLKDGKLLPFLEEVGKPELSQAGGPSGPGTGGMYTKLKAASISSEAGIPCGIIDGNRKNCVREFIETNTLGTLVVSNGKKKHFTEEEIKSILRAKRNGGQE; via the coding sequence ATGAATCGAAATGATCTGAACGAGAGAATCAAAACAGCCAATAAAATTGTAATCAAAATAGGTTCCGCAAGACTTGCAGGCTCGGAAGAGGAAGTAAACGATTTCCTTTTCAGCCTGGTTTCGGATATACGCCATTTAAGGGATCTTGGAAAACAAGTGATCCTAGTTTCCTCAGGAGCAATCGCAAGAGGAAGAAAACTTTTATCCTCGTTACCGAACTCCGCAGAAGCCGGAGAATCTCTTCCGGAAAAGCAAGCTCTAGCTGCCATGGGCCAAAACCGCTTGGTGAACTTATACGATAGTTTTTTTTCTAAGGTAAATCTTCCGATCGCTCAGATCCTATTCGGCGTTTTGGACATGGAAAATCCGGAAGGATTTAAAAATCTGAAAAACACTTTCGGACAACTTTTGGATTGGGGCATTCTGCCGATCGTAAACGAAAACGACTCGGTCGCCACCGAAGAAGTAAAATTCGGAGATAACGACGTTCTTTCGGCGATCGTAAGTCTAATCGTAGAGGCGGATCTTCTGATCATACTCACAGGTGTGGAAGGTTTTTTAAAAGACGGAAAACTTCTCCCTTTCTTGGAAGAAGTAGGAAAGCCCGAACTTTCCCAGGCGGGAGGCCCAAGCGGCCCTGGCACAGGCGGAATGTATACCAAACTCAAGGCAGCTTCTATCTCCAGCGAGGCGGGAATTCCTTGCGGGATCATAGACGGGAATCGCAAAAATTGCGTGCGTGAGTTTATAGAAACGAATACACTCGGGACATTGGTTGTCTCTAACGGTAAGAAGAAACATTTTACGGAGGAGGAAATTAAATCCATTCTCCGAGCCAAACGTAACGGAGGCCAGGAATGA
- the obgE gene encoding GTPase ObgE, with product MEKFIDEVLIEVTAGHGGAGSMHFRREKYVEFGGPDGGDGGVGGNIIIRPNLSMVTLDRYLTKRRFRAQDGFPGEGNERSGKKGEDLILFVPLGTQVFDEESGELLYDFIKDDDEFLVVKGGRGGKGNTHFKSSTHQTPKFSQPGEDGEYKHLRLSLKLLADVGIVGLPNAGKSTLLSKITEAHPKIAGYAFTTLSPNLGVVKRKGDIYRYTLADIPGIVEGASKGIGLGLSFLRHIERVKGILYVFDAAALDIQEDFKMLQSELKSYNPELLNRPHLIVLNKIDIWEDQSFTEELLRSVSSLGKVIPISAQEEINLEELLSAMDSTFFQKELEKNHFYEEEHRENSDESK from the coding sequence ATGGAAAAGTTTATAGATGAAGTTCTGATCGAAGTTACCGCCGGACATGGTGGAGCCGGGTCCATGCATTTTCGAAGAGAAAAGTATGTGGAATTCGGCGGACCGGACGGTGGGGATGGAGGAGTCGGCGGAAATATTATCATCCGCCCTAACCTTTCCATGGTTACATTGGATCGTTATCTTACTAAAAGAAGATTTCGCGCCCAGGACGGATTCCCGGGAGAAGGTAACGAAAGATCCGGAAAAAAGGGAGAAGACCTGATCCTTTTTGTTCCTCTCGGAACTCAAGTGTTCGACGAGGAAAGCGGGGAACTACTTTACGATTTCATAAAAGACGACGATGAATTTTTAGTCGTAAAAGGCGGAAGAGGAGGAAAAGGAAATACCCATTTCAAATCTTCCACACACCAAACTCCCAAATTTTCCCAACCCGGAGAGGATGGAGAATACAAACATCTACGTCTCAGCCTAAAACTTCTGGCGGACGTGGGAATTGTAGGACTTCCGAATGCGGGCAAGTCTACCCTACTTTCTAAGATCACCGAGGCACACCCTAAGATCGCAGGATATGCGTTCACAACTCTTTCTCCCAACTTAGGCGTGGTAAAAAGAAAAGGAGATATCTATCGTTATACCTTGGCGGATATTCCCGGGATCGTGGAAGGCGCAAGTAAGGGAATAGGCCTAGGACTTTCCTTTTTAAGACATATAGAAAGAGTAAAAGGTATATTATACGTTTTTGATGCAGCCGCTCTGGACATTCAGGAGGATTTTAAGATGCTTCAATCGGAATTGAAATCTTATAATCCGGAACTTCTCAATCGACCACATTTGATCGTTTTAAATAAAATAGACATCTGGGAAGACCAGAGTTTTACGGAAGAACTACTCAGATCCGTTTCTTCTTTGGGAAAGGTGATCCCAATCTCCGCCCAAGAAGAGATCAACTTAGAGGAATTACTTTCCGCAATGGATTCCACTTTCTTCCAAAAAGAATTGGAAAAAAACCATTTTTACGAAGAAGAACACCGGGAAAATTCAGATGAATCGAAATGA
- the rpmA gene encoding 50S ribosomal protein L27 → MAHKKGGGSSKNGRDSQSKRLGVKRFGGELVLAGNILVRQRGTRLNAGKNVGVGKDHTLYSLVEGHVKFEQVSKTKVQVSVYPK, encoded by the coding sequence ATGGCACATAAGAAAGGTGGCGGTTCTTCCAAAAACGGACGCGATTCCCAATCCAAACGTCTTGGTGTAAAACGTTTCGGTGGAGAACTCGTTCTCGCAGGTAATATTCTCGTTCGCCAAAGAGGAACCAGATTAAATGCAGGAAAGAACGTAGGTGTAGGTAAAGATCATACACTTTACTCTCTTGTAGAAGGTCACGTTAAATTTGAACAAGTTTCCAAAACGAAAGTTCAAGTTTCCGTTTACCCGAAATAA
- a CDS encoding ribosomal-processing cysteine protease Prp produces the protein MIRIKILRKGEEILGLESSGHASKMHGSKGQNLLCAAVGVLIQTLYLHLSKEGLAEEAVIGDGLLDFKILSRKTTDPIVHTSFDLVTSGLVNLKEQYPSEIELIGE, from the coding sequence TTGATCCGGATAAAGATACTCCGAAAAGGAGAAGAAATCCTAGGTTTGGAATCTTCCGGGCATGCTTCCAAGATGCACGGATCCAAAGGACAAAATCTTCTCTGCGCCGCTGTCGGAGTACTCATCCAAACTCTTTACTTGCATTTAAGCAAGGAAGGTTTGGCAGAAGAAGCGGTAATCGGAGATGGACTCTTGGACTTCAAGATCCTCTCCCGAAAAACGACCGATCCGATCGTTCATACGAGTTTCGATCTCGTGACAAGCGGACTAGTCAACTTGAAGGAACAATATCCTTCTGAAATTGAACTCATAGGAGAATAA
- the rplU gene encoding 50S ribosomal protein L21 — translation MFAIISVGNRQFKVTQDLEFLTEKTGKNAGDTFDAKVLLFAENNKVHIGSPELKSAKVSLKVLEDVKGEKVRGYVYKKRKNSQRTWGHRQQLQKVKVVSLSAV, via the coding sequence ATGTTTGCGATCATCTCTGTCGGCAACCGACAATTCAAAGTCACTCAGGATCTTGAATTCCTGACTGAAAAAACAGGTAAAAATGCCGGTGACACCTTCGATGCTAAGGTCCTACTATTTGCTGAAAATAATAAGGTTCATATCGGCTCTCCGGAACTCAAATCCGCTAAAGTCTCCCTGAAAGTATTGGAAGATGTAAAGGGAGAAAAAGTAAGAGGATACGTTTACAAAAAACGTAAAAACTCTCAGAGAACCTGGGGACATAGACAACAACTGCAAAAAGTTAAGGTAGTTTCTCTTTCGGCAGTTTGA
- a CDS encoding pirin family protein, with the protein MRYLSAKKKDLGDGFFVRRVLPQIEARSLGPFVFLDHMGPLPIKTGTEIVVRPHPHIGLATVTYLYDGVITHRDSIGKVEDIRPFEVNWMTAGSGIVHSERSKLDPEFSILEGIQTWVALPKEFEETAPEFFHHEREELPIVSGGGWELRLIAGSFMGEVSPVKVYSPLFYADLEVEAGAEVELPVSQDQEAGIYVARGKVDAEGKNVSVGDMAIYPKGGAVKFRAEETSRIVLLGGVPLSTPRHMYWNFVSSSLERIEKAKLDWKEDRFAHVPGETERIPLPEH; encoded by the coding sequence ATGAGATATCTTAGCGCTAAGAAAAAAGATTTAGGAGACGGCTTTTTCGTTAGAAGAGTCCTTCCTCAAATCGAAGCCAGATCTTTAGGACCTTTTGTTTTTTTGGACCACATGGGTCCCCTTCCCATCAAGACCGGAACTGAAATTGTAGTTCGACCTCATCCTCATATTGGTCTTGCTACGGTAACGTATCTGTATGATGGAGTGATCACTCATAGGGACAGTATCGGAAAGGTGGAAGATATTCGTCCCTTCGAAGTGAACTGGATGACCGCAGGTTCCGGGATCGTACATAGCGAAAGATCCAAGCTTGATCCAGAATTTAGCATCTTAGAAGGTATCCAAACCTGGGTGGCACTTCCCAAAGAATTCGAAGAGACTGCCCCTGAATTCTTCCATCACGAAAGAGAAGAATTGCCCATTGTCAGCGGTGGAGGTTGGGAACTTAGGCTGATCGCAGGTTCTTTCATGGGAGAAGTTTCTCCGGTGAAAGTATATTCTCCATTATTCTATGCGGACCTAGAGGTGGAGGCAGGCGCTGAAGTAGAACTGCCCGTTTCTCAAGATCAAGAAGCTGGTATCTATGTCGCAAGAGGAAAGGTAGACGCGGAAGGAAAGAATGTCTCAGTAGGAGACATGGCGATCTATCCAAAAGGTGGGGCAGTCAAATTCAGAGCGGAAGAAACTTCCAGGATTGTACTCTTGGGCGGAGTCCCACTTTCTACCCCAAGGCATATGTATTGGAACTTTGTATCCAGTTCCTTAGAAAGGATAGAAAAAGCAAAATTGGATTGGAAAGAAGATCGATTTGCTCACGTGCCTGGGGAGACGGAGAGGATCCCGTTACCGGAACATTAG
- the typA gene encoding translational GTPase TypA translates to MEIRNIAIIAHVDHGKTTLLDGILRQTGAVTAKEDGERIMDSNDLEKEKGITIKAKNTAVIYKGTRINVVDTPGHADFGGEVERVLSTADSCLLLVDAFDGPMPQTRFVLGKSLQLGHKPILVINKIDRDGARPDAVVDMVFDLFSDLGATNEQLDFPIVYASAKQGWAVSKLEDAPGTNLDPLLDTVLSHVPPVKANIDAALQFQVTSLDYNDYVGRIAIGKIYNGRLQRGMNVVQLSPKTNGRDETQVLKITKLYNFEGLKRNEIEEAEAGDIVAIAGLPEVFIGDTVCEPGRPAAMPAIEVEEPTVSMFFMVNNSPFAGKEGKYVTTRNIRERLDRELETNVAMRLEETEDKDRFKVLGRGELHLSVLIETMRREGFELQVSRPEVIIKKGENGEKLEPYEYLVMDLPDQFTGSIISELNRRKGELQLMDAHPSGMTRVEFVIPTRGIIGFRGYFVTETKGEGVASSRFLRFDLYKGEIPGRKNGALISMDSGETTGYALWKIQERGELLIDPQTPVYPGMIIGIHSRDNDLEVNPVKEKKLTNVRSSGADEAIRLVPPRKFSLEQNIEFLDDDELLEVTPQSLRLRKKYLDANMRKRAGK, encoded by the coding sequence ATGGAAATCCGCAATATAGCCATTATCGCACACGTTGACCACGGGAAAACAACCCTTCTGGACGGCATTTTACGCCAAACCGGCGCAGTAACAGCCAAAGAAGATGGGGAAAGGATCATGGATAGTAATGATCTCGAAAAAGAAAAAGGGATCACTATCAAGGCCAAAAATACCGCAGTTATTTATAAAGGAACTCGTATCAACGTAGTAGATACTCCAGGTCACGCGGATTTCGGAGGAGAGGTGGAACGAGTACTTTCGACAGCGGATTCCTGCCTTCTTCTTGTGGACGCATTCGACGGACCCATGCCCCAAACCAGATTCGTATTGGGAAAGTCCCTGCAACTAGGACATAAACCTATTTTAGTGATCAATAAGATCGATAGAGACGGAGCCCGTCCTGATGCAGTCGTGGACATGGTTTTCGATTTGTTTAGCGACTTAGGTGCAACCAATGAACAATTGGATTTTCCGATCGTTTACGCTTCCGCAAAACAAGGTTGGGCCGTCAGCAAGTTAGAAGATGCTCCGGGAACCAATTTGGATCCACTTTTGGATACTGTACTTTCCCATGTTCCTCCTGTAAAAGCGAATATAGACGCAGCTTTACAATTCCAAGTTACTTCTTTGGATTATAACGATTATGTGGGTCGTATCGCAATCGGTAAGATCTATAACGGAAGACTACAAAGAGGGATGAACGTAGTCCAACTTTCCCCTAAAACGAACGGAAGAGACGAGACTCAAGTTTTAAAAATCACGAAATTATATAACTTTGAAGGTCTCAAACGGAACGAGATCGAAGAGGCGGAAGCCGGAGACATCGTTGCGATTGCAGGACTACCCGAAGTGTTTATCGGGGACACTGTTTGTGAACCCGGCAGACCTGCAGCTATGCCTGCCATCGAGGTAGAAGAGCCTACGGTTTCCATGTTTTTCATGGTAAACAATTCTCCATTTGCCGGTAAGGAAGGAAAATACGTAACTACCAGAAATATCCGCGAACGTCTGGATAGAGAGTTGGAAACAAACGTTGCAATGCGTTTGGAAGAAACCGAAGATAAGGACCGCTTCAAGGTTTTAGGTCGAGGAGAATTACATCTTTCCGTACTGATCGAAACCATGAGAAGAGAAGGTTTCGAATTACAAGTTTCCCGCCCTGAGGTAATCATCAAGAAGGGAGAAAACGGAGAAAAACTAGAGCCTTACGAGTATCTAGTAATGGATCTACCCGATCAATTCACAGGAAGTATTATCTCCGAGTTGAACCGCAGAAAAGGAGAGCTTCAATTGATGGATGCTCATCCCTCCGGAATGACCAGGGTAGAATTCGTAATTCCAACCAGAGGTATTATCGGGTTCCGAGGATATTTCGTAACCGAAACGAAAGGGGAAGGAGTTGCATCCAGCCGTTTCCTTCGATTCGATCTGTATAAGGGAGAAATTCCAGGAAGAAAGAACGGAGCATTAATCTCTATGGACTCCGGAGAAACCACTGGATACGCGCTTTGGAAAATCCAAGAAAGAGGAGAGCTATTGATCGATCCTCAAACTCCTGTGTATCCGGGAATGATCATCGGGATCCACTCCAGAGACAATGACCTGGAAGTGAACCCTGTAAAAGAGAAAAAACTGACTAACGTACGATCTTCCGGAGCGGATGAGGCGATCAGGCTCGTTCCTCCTCGTAAATTCAGCTTAGAGCAGAATATCGAATTCTTGGACGACGATGAACTTCTGGAAGTAACTCCTCAGAGCTTGCGACTTCGTAAGAAATACTTAGATGCAAATATGAGAAAGCGCGCCGGAAAGTAA
- a CDS encoding esterase/lipase family protein, with amino-acid sequence MLKRAKLMVAGVLFLAAGAVSASGGGSSSKPLAGAYPIVMTHGIFGWGKSTGIVDYWGGNAAYLQSQGATVLTPTVTATNSSAARASQLKTAIQTAMAANNYTGKVHIIGHSQGGLDARYLVSNLSFASKVATLTTLNTPHKGSPVASVIEAVIPSWALPYVGTVINSLVGVVYGQSSQNVVAALKLLTVSGASSFNASTPNVSGVKYFSYGSYMIGNDLIQHPAMGLIAPICSIGAPFYGQSIWNDGVVPEDSQRWGTWKGGPSYGILTTGVDHLQATNALYSGQFWYDTKGYFLKIASNAKSNQ; translated from the coding sequence ATGTTAAAAAGAGCAAAGTTAATGGTAGCTGGGGTTCTATTCCTAGCGGCGGGAGCAGTGAGCGCATCTGGAGGAGGTTCTTCAAGCAAACCTTTGGCCGGAGCTTATCCGATCGTAATGACTCATGGTATTTTCGGTTGGGGTAAATCCACTGGTATTGTTGACTATTGGGGCGGAAACGCAGCTTATCTTCAATCCCAAGGAGCCACTGTTCTCACTCCTACTGTGACAGCTACGAACTCTTCTGCAGCAAGAGCTTCTCAGTTGAAAACGGCGATCCAGACTGCAATGGCAGCTAATAATTACACCGGAAAAGTCCATATCATCGGACATTCCCAAGGTGGATTGGACGCAAGATACCTAGTTTCGAATCTTAGCTTTGCAAGTAAAGTAGCGACTCTCACTACACTCAACACTCCTCACAAAGGAAGTCCAGTTGCGAGCGTGATAGAGGCAGTGATCCCAAGTTGGGCATTACCTTATGTAGGAACAGTTATCAATTCTTTAGTAGGTGTAGTTTACGGACAATCTAGCCAAAACGTAGTTGCCGCATTAAAACTTCTGACTGTAAGCGGTGCCAGTTCTTTTAACGCAAGCACTCCAAACGTTTCCGGAGTTAAGTATTTCTCTTACGGATCATATATGATCGGGAATGACCTGATCCAACACCCTGCAATGGGACTAATCGCTCCTATTTGTTCCATCGGAGCGCCGTTCTATGGACAAAGTATTTGGAATGACGGTGTGGTTCCTGAAGATTCACAAAGATGGGGAACTTGGAAAGGTGGACCTTCTTACGGAATCCTTACCACAGGTGTGGATCACTTACAAGCTACCAACGCATTGTATTCAGGACAGTTCTGGTACGATACGAAAGGTTATTTCTTAAAAATAGCTTCCAACGCAAAAAGTAACCAATAG
- a CDS encoding LIC12353 family lipoprotein yields the protein MFRKRFKITVPLLLLFGILINCGDSLKGKPTPAIPELAGFYVNERSKEWFEKGKIKIQTLWIRRTAKGEMEFTHEILTRLQFSISENREELKVKSGKLQTSDRELLFFETLSKEFHRNYHGQNTEDPKKWAVRAFGPFVKVKEFGKLIGEGSGRSAELSQDKNSIVFSNGDVYRRIGNPLLGRISLNLGKFRKTIDNEVAGVVLFPLDAEAFPQTEGKQNFFAFFSTTDPLTAGTPIKIAEYPGQVQEVFEHVAVVELNKTKPGLTAPKVQNFSSIILDGVVDSKTISQKESADELIRRLKQDPNVSKEELIRELEKIKNKD from the coding sequence ATGTTTCGAAAGCGTTTCAAAATAACCGTACCTCTTTTACTATTGTTCGGCATTCTAATAAACTGCGGAGATAGCTTGAAAGGTAAACCTACCCCTGCAATCCCGGAACTGGCAGGTTTTTATGTGAATGAAAGATCAAAAGAATGGTTTGAAAAAGGAAAGATTAAAATTCAAACTCTCTGGATCCGGCGCACCGCAAAAGGAGAGATGGAATTCACTCACGAAATTTTAACAAGACTCCAATTTAGCATCAGCGAAAACCGGGAAGAATTAAAAGTTAAATCCGGAAAATTACAGACTAGCGATAGAGAACTTTTATTTTTCGAAACACTATCCAAAGAATTCCATCGCAACTACCACGGGCAAAATACGGAAGACCCTAAAAAATGGGCAGTACGTGCCTTCGGACCTTTTGTAAAAGTGAAAGAATTCGGAAAATTAATAGGCGAAGGAAGCGGAAGATCCGCAGAACTTTCTCAGGATAAAAATTCCATCGTATTCTCCAATGGAGACGTGTACAGAAGGATCGGGAATCCACTTCTAGGCAGGATCTCCTTAAATTTAGGAAAGTTCAGGAAGACGATAGATAACGAGGTGGCAGGAGTAGTATTATTTCCTTTGGATGCGGAAGCATTTCCTCAAACGGAAGGTAAACAAAACTTCTTTGCTTTTTTTTCCACTACGGATCCCCTCACAGCGGGAACTCCGATCAAGATCGCCGAGTATCCAGGCCAGGTCCAGGAAGTATTCGAACATGTAGCCGTGGTAGAACTGAACAAAACCAAACCTGGACTTACCGCTCCTAAGGTCCAAAACTTCTCTTCTATCATTCTGGACGGAGTCGTGGATAGTAAGACAATTTCTCAAAAAGAAAGCGCAGACGAATTGATCCGAAGATTAAAACAAGATCCGAATGTTTCCAAAGAGGAGCTGATCCGCGAATTGGAAAAGATCAAAAATAAAGATTAA